TCAACTAAACATGATATAGCTTCAAATGGTGGCGGTGAGAGAGTTAATGAATATTCTATTGCAATCGATTTTAAAGTCGATAACTTAGGTTCATGGTATTGTTTTATGCAGACAGATATTACTAATACTTCCGATGGTGAATTATTTATAAATCCCGATGGGAAAATAGGTGTTGGTGATTTAGGCTATACTCAAAATTCAATTGTTGCTGGTGATTGGTATAGATTAGTAATGACAGTAGATTTGGATAGTGCAGTAAAAGTTTTTCTTGATGGAGACTCAGTACTTTATGGTGGACCTCAAGAAATTGATAATAGATTTTCCTTAAACCCAAGAAATTTGGATAACAGACTATTATTGTTTGCTGATAATGATGGTGAAGATAATATTATTTCAACAGCAAAAGTAACAATTTATAACAGAGCACTTAATCAAGAAGAAATAAGTGGTTTAGGTGGTTATGAACATGGTGCTCCGAATACAGAAGTAACTGGAGGACAAAAAGCAGTTTATTTTAATGGAAATGATGTGAATAATAAATATGGTAAAATTGTAAAAACAAATGAGGATTTTAATTTTGGTGAAGGTGATTTTACAATTGAACTATGGGCAAAACCGGATGTAAATTATGATTCGGATCCTGCACTTGTATCTGATAAGGATTGGGCTTCTGGTGGAAATCCTGGTTGGGTAATTTCAATAAGAGGAGACGATTGGAAATTTAATGCCGCAGATAATAATAGAAATAGATATGATGTTAGTGCCCCGGCAATAAATGATGGCAATTGGCATTATTTAGCTGTAGTTGCAAAACAAGATAGTGGTTTAAAGTTAATTACAGATACATTACAGAGTGTATGGGCAGGAGGTGAAGGGTTCTTTAATGTAGGAAATATTGACAATCCAACAATGCCTATATGTGTTGCTCAAGATGGAACTGAAAAATATACTGATGCTCCTCCAGCTCCAGCTCAAGTTGATGAATTAAGGATTTGGAAAGGAGTTGCAGTTGATCCGGAAGTACTTTTTGCTTGGAAAAATAAAGAAATAAATGAATCACATCCTTATTGGAGTTCATTAGTTGGATATTGGAAATTTAATGAAGGTGATGGAAATACAGTTGCTGATTTAAGTGGTAAAAATCACCCTATTGAATTAATAGGAAATCCTAAATGGGAAATTTCTTATGCTGTTATTGGTAATGAAACAGTTCAAACAATGACAGATGTAACTTCAATTTGGGGAGCTGGTACGTTAGCAAAGTCTGGTGGATTAATTGGCGAAGGTTCATTTCCATTTCCGGAAACATTAGCATTATCTAAAACTGAACCAAATAATAATTTATCAACAATTTTTGCTAAAGAAGATAATCCATATTTAGTATTTGGACATAATAATGCTGAAAATGCAACCGCATCACGTGTACCTTCTGGAGTTGAAGCAAGATTAGGTAGAATTTGGTATTTAGATGTTACTGAAACTCCAATAACTGAACCAACAATATCATTTGATTTAAGTGATTTGGGCGGCTCCGGAAATGCTGGAGATATCGCAAATTATGTATTGTTAAATTCTGTATCTGCAGAAGGTAATTTTACAGAGGTTTCTTCCACAATTGCAATTTCTGAAGATCAAATTACTTTTAGCGGTATGACATTGGCAGATGGATATTATACTTTGGGTACAAAATCATTGGCAAATTCACCGTTAGGTGGGTTATTAGTTGGTATAGAAAACTTAGATGGTTTAATTCCACAAGATTTTAATCTAAGCCAAAATTATCCTAATCCTTTTAACCCTTCAACAAAAATCAATTTTGCTTTACCGGTTTCAGCAAAGGTTAATTTAACAATTTATAATGTTCTAGGAGAAATTGTTGAAACATTAATAAATGGTGAAATAAATGCAGGATATCATTCTATTGATTGGAAGGCAAATAGCAATTTATCTAGCGGAATGTATATTTACAGCATAAATGCAACAAGTGCAAATGGTAAGAATTTTACAAAATCTTTCAAATTAATGTTGCTTAAATAGATATTAAAATATGAGGGTGATAATTCACCCTCTTTTTATTATAATTTGGCGGAACATTGGAAAAATTAATGAAAGATAAAAAACTTTTTACACCAGGCCCACTTAATACAAGTGATTCTATAAAATCTGCAATGTTAAGGGATTTGGGATCTCGTGATAATGATTTTATTTCAATTGTAAATAATGTAAGAAATAAATTATTAGAATTGGTCAATCTAAGAAAAGGTGATTATGAATCAATTTTAATGCAGGGTAGCGGAACTTTTGGTATTGAATCAGTGATAAGTTCAACCGTTCCTATTGATGGAAAACTTCTGGTAATTATAAATGGAGCTTACGGTAAACGAATAAAAAATATTTCACACCGTTTGGGTATTGAAACTATTGATTTGATTTATCAAGAAAATGAAATCCCAGACTTAAATAAAATTGAAGAAATATTAAATACTGATAATGAAATTACAAATGTTGCGGTTGTACATTGCGAAACAACTTCTGGAATTATTAATCCAATAGATGAAATAGGTAAAATTGTTAAGAAGTATAATGTTGAATACATTGTTGATGCAATGAGTAGTTTTGGAGCATATCAAATGGATTTTATTTCTTCCGGCATTGATTATTTAATTTCTTCTTCAAATAAATGTATAGAAGGTGTGCCCGGCTTTTCTTTTATAATTGCAAAAACTGAATCTCTAAAAAAGAAAAAAAATTTTTCAATTAGCACAAGTTTAGATTTATATGATCAATGGATTGCTATTGAAGGAAACGGTCAATTTAGGTTTACACCTCCAACTCACTCAATACTTGCATTCAACCAAGCATTGATTGAATTGGAAGATGAAGGCGGAATTAATGGAAGAGCTAATAGATATAAGCTGAACCATGAATATTTAGTTAATGGCATGAGAAAATTAGGATTTAGTGAATACGTTGAATCTGCTAATCAAGGATATATTATTACATCTTTTTATTATCCAATAAGTTCAAATTTTATTTTTGAAAAATTCTATGAACGACTAAGTGAAAAAGGTTTTGTAATTTATCCGGGAAAATTGAGTGAAGTCAATTGTTTTAGAATTGGTAACATTGGTAGAATTTTTATTAATGATATTGAAAATTTGTTAAATGCTATTTATGAAGTAAAATATGAATTAAACTTTTAATTTAGTTAAGAGAACTTAATGAACAATAATAAAGTGAGAGCAGTAATTTTCGATTGGGCTGGAACAACAGTGGATTTTGGTTGTATGGCTCCCGCAAAAGTATTTACAGAAATTTTTGATGAGCTAGGAATTAAGTTAAGTATTGAAGATGCAAGGGCACCAATGGGTATGAATAAGAAAGATCATATAAGAGAAATTTTAAAGAATAGAAAAATTGAACAACAGTGGAATTTGAAATACAATTCTGCTTGGAATGAAAATGATGTAAATGAATTATACCAATCATTTATTCCCAAACAACTTGGTATTCTGAATAAATATTCCGATTTGGTCCCGCATACTCTGGATGCACAAATAGAATTAAGAATGAGAAAAATTAAAATTGGATCGACTACTGGATATAATTTTGAAATGATTGAAATTGTTAGAGCTTCCGCGGAGAATCAAGGTTTTAAACCGGATTCTATTATCTGTGCTTCGGATGTTCCATATGGAAGACCGGCACCTTGGATGGCATTTCAAGTTGCTATGGAATTAGATATTTATCCGGTTAATTCAATTTTAAAAATTGGTGATACAATTTCTGATATTTATGAAGGAATAAATGCTGGAATGTGGAGTGTTGGTGTAATTGATTCAAGTAATGAAATGGGACTATCATTCGATGAATATAAATTACTCAATGAATATGAACTTGAAGATAAGAGAAAATATATTTCAAAAAAATATTTTGATGCCGGTGCTCATGCAGTTATAAACTCTTTATCAGAATTGCCTGAACTTATTGATAAGATTGAAAATTCCTTATCGCACAATTTTTATCCAAAACTAATAGAATAATCAGAGTGATTTATGAATAAAATTATAGTTTTTTTATTGATATTTATTGCAATAATAAATGCAGAATCTGAAAAATCAAAAAGTGAATATACACCGGTAAAGAATATAATTATTTATATTGGTGATGGTATGGGCAGTGCTCAAGTTGCTTCAGCTTCATATAAATATTTTGGAGTAAATGGTAAATTAGAAATTGAAAAATTACCTATTGTTGGATTGATAAAAACTCATGCTGCTGATAATTTAATAACAGATTCTGCCGCCGGTGCAACAGCATTTGCAACTGGTTACAAAACAAATGTTGGTATGGTTTCAGTAACACCAGATAGTATAGCCAAGGAAACAATTTTTGAATTTGCAGTTAAAAAAGGTATAAAAACAGGTGTTGTTGCAACTTCGCATATAACAGATGCAACACCATCATGTTTTATATCGCATGTACCAAAAAGATCAATGCAAAGTGAAATTGCAGAACAAATGATTTACAGTGGCGCAAGTATTATAATGGGTGGAGGCAAATCACAGTTTATTCCAAAAACCGATATGGAAAGTGAAAGAGTAGATGATAAAGATTTAATATCGAATGCAATAGAAAATGGATTTGAATTTATTGATACTAAAGAAAAATTAGAGAAATGTAATTCAGATAAAATATTAGGATTGTTTAATTTGCATGGATTTACATTTAATAAGGAAGAACCAACACTTGCCGAAATGACTACAAAAGCTATTAGTATTCTTTCAAAATCTAAAAACGGTTTTATGCTTATGGTTGAAGGGAGTCAAATTGATTGGAAAGCACATGATAATGATTTTGAAAAAACAATTGAACAAGTAAAATTATTTGATGATGCTGTGAAGGTAGGAAGAGATTTTGCAGAAATTAATGGTGAAACATTAATAATTGTAACAGCTGATCATGAAACAGGCGGATTGACATTAACGGGAAATAATAAAAAAAATAATTTGGATTTGGGAGTTAACTGGGCAACTGGCGGGCACACAGCTATTCCCGTGCCTATATATTCATATGGTCCAAATTCACAATTTTTTACCGGAGTAATGGATAATACGGATATTCCTAAAATCATCTCTGAACTATTTAGTTTAAATATGAATTTTAATTTTGACTCCAAAAATAAAATAGTAGAACTTGAAAAATCAGAAAAGTTAAACGATTAATGAAAATTATTTCATTGATATTCTTATTTTATTCAAATGTTGTATTATTTGGACAAAATAAATTCGCAGTAAATAGCCATTCGCATAATGATTATAATAATACTATTCCTTTATATAATGCTCTTAAAGCTGGAGCTAAAAGTATTGAAGTTGATATTTTTTTTGAAAATAATAAATTCTACGTTTGTCATAATAATGAAGACACAATAAAAAATAAATCATTAGAAAAAATGTATTTTTTACCTCTTCAAGAAATTATTGAAAACAATAAATCTTTACATCATTTCGAATATGAACTTTTTTTGTTTATTGATATAAAATCAGAAGCAGAAAAAACCTATCAACCATTAAAAATACTTTTATCAAAATATGTTAAGTACTTAACAAAAATTCAAAATGGTAATTTAATTAAGAATAAATTAAGAGTAATTCTTTCCGGAAATATGCCAATTGAAATGGTAAGGAATGAAATTGAAAGATTTATTTTTCTTGATGGTCGAATCTCAAATATTGGTAAGAATGAAAGCAATTTACTTTTTCCGGTTATCAGCGATAACTGGCTGAACGTACTTAAAATTATTAATGATTCAGACGAAGAAATTAAATTTCAAAACTTAAGAAATCTTATTGCACAAATTCATAGTGAAAATAAAATGGTAAGATTTTGGGGAATTCCGGATAATCAAGAATATTGGAAACTACAAAATGATTTTGGTGTTGATTTAATAAATACAGATCGTGTGGATAATTATCAAAAATATTATGTAAAATATTTTGAAGATAAAAAATCCAATGAATGAATTAGATCAAATCTCGGCACTTCAAAAAAAATACCTCCTTCAATGCTGGGGCAAACAAGAAAATTATAATCCAATTTCGATAGAAAGAACAGAGGAATGTTATTTATATACAACGGATGGAAGAAAAATATTTGATTTAAGAAGTGCACATGAATGCATCAATCTTGGGTTCAAGAATCCATATATAATTTCATCAATTAAAAAACAATTGGAAGATATTATTTATGTTACTGATGATTTTGCAACAGAACCTACTTCAAAGCTTGCAAAAAAAATATCAGAAATTTCACCTGGCGATGGTGATAAAAAAGTCTGGTTTGGTCAAAGTGGTGCCGATGCCGTTGAAGCTGCTATAAAAACTGCAAAGTTGTATAAATTTTATAAACTTCAAAGCAAAACAGATATTTCAGAAAAAGACTTTATTAATTTACCTTATAGAATTATTTCTCGATATAGATCGTGGCATGGTGCAACAATGGGTGCTTCTTCTGTCAGTGGTGATCCTAGAAGATGGTTTAATGAACCAATTTTTAATAGTACATTGTTCGCACCGGAAGCTTATTGTTTTAGATGTCCGCTTAAACAAATATTCCCAGGGTGTAATTTAGCATGTGCTGATTATGTTGATCATATTATTGAAATGGAAGGTGGTGAAAATAGAATTGCTGCAATTATTTTAGAACCAATTGTTGGGTCAAACGGAATAATTCCTCCACCGGATGGATATTTTAAAAGAATAAGAGAAATTTGTACAAAATGGGATATTGTTTTAATAATTGATGAAACAATGAGTGGTTTTGGAAGAACCGGGAAAATGTTTGCAATCGAACATTATGATATAATTCCTGATATTATAATTATGGGAAAAGCTTTAGGTGTTTACGTACCATTAACTGCAATGATTATCCAACCACATATTTCGAAAATATTTGAGAAAAATATTTTTGGTCATGGACAAAGTTATTCCGGGCACACCTTAGGTTGTGCTGCAGCTTTAGCCGGAATTGAATTTATTGAAAATGAAAATATTCTTGAAAAAACATTTGCAAAAGGAAAATATCTTGAAGAAAAATTAAATCGATTACGAAATAAACATTGGTCAATTGGTGATATACGAGGAATTGGATTGATGTGGACAATTGAAATAATAAAAAATAATTTAACTAAAGAACCAATTAAAAAAGTTACGGAAAAATATAAAGAAACAGTTATTGGAAAAATTTCTAAATATCTCTTGGATGAAAAAAATATTTATGTTCCATCAGATAAGTTTGGTATTTGGATTGTACCACCTTTAATTGTTACTTATGAAGAACTAGATTACATAATTGAAGCAATTGATGAAGCACTCATAATTGCAGATAATGAACAATATTAAAATCATATGAAAAATTATAAAAAAACTGAAGGCGATATAAATAATTCAGTATATCGCGATAAATGGATGCGAAATAATATTGATGAAAAAACCAGAAAAATTATTAATGAAGATTCAAAATACTTTTTACATCAATCGCTTTCTACTCCATGCATGAATACAATAACTCATTGTGAAGGTAATTATATTTTTGATGAACAAGGCAGAAGTTATTTGGATTTTCACGGGAATAATGTTCATCAAGTTGGGTATTCAAATCAATTTGTAATTGATGCTGTAAAGGAACAATTAGATACTTTAACATTTTCTCCCAGAAGATATACAAATCAAAAATCAATTGATCTTGCAAAAAAATTAATAAACTTAACAAATAAAAAACTTAACAAAGTTTTATTTGCTCCAGGAGGAACAACAGTTGTAGGAATTGCAATTAAGTTAGCAAGAAGAATTACTGGAAAATATAAAACAATAAGTTGGTGGGATTCATTTCATGGTGCTTCACTTGATTCAATAAGTGTGGGTGGGGAAGGATTATTCAGAAATAATATTGGTCCACTTTCTCCTGGCGCAATTCATGTTCCGCCTCCAAATAGTTATTCAAGTCCGTTAGGAAATAAAAAAAAATCTTTTTTGGAATCCATAAATTATATCGAGTACATTTTTGAGCGAGAAACGGATATTGCAGCTTTCATTGCAGAACCTATTAGATATACAACAGTTTCAATTCCGGAAAAAAAATATTGGAAAAGAGTTAGAGAGCTTTGTGATAAGCATGAAACATTATTAATTTTTGATGAAATCCCAACTGCCTTTGGAAGATCTGGCAAAATGTTTGTCTATGAAAATTTTAATGTAATTCCGGATATTCTTTGTTTGGGCAAGGGATTAGGTGGAGGAATAATTCCAATAGCTGCTTTACTAACCAAAGATATTTATGACACAAATGGTGATATTTCATTAGGACATTACACACATGAAAAAAATCCTATTGGCGCAGCGGCTGGTTTAGCAATGATTGATTACATTGAGAAAAATAACTTGCTTCAAAATTCAATTTATTTGGGCAGATATTTTTTAAAAAAGCTAAATCAGTTAAAAAAGAAAGTTTCAATTATTGGTGACGTTAGAGGTATAGGCTTACTTTTGGCAATTGAGTTAGTAAAAGATAGAAAAACAAAAGAGCCGGCAACAGAAATTGCTGAATATATATTATACCAATCTCTTAGTATGGGATTAAATTTTAAAGTTTCTGCTGGAAATATTATTTCTTTAATGCCGCCACTAACTATAACAAAAAATGAAATTGAAAAATCAATTGAAATTTTAGATGAATGTTTTACTAAAGCGAAAAAAGAATTTAAATATTAAAAGGAATTTGCAATGAGAAAATTATTTATCATAATATTGATACTTTTTTATTTACGTAGTTATGCTCAAGAACTAAAACAAATTAGTGAGCATTTTATTGTAATTGGGTGTGATGGTATGAGTCCGGATGGTATACTAAATGCAAATACTCCAATAATGAAAGAAATGATGAAAAATGGTTCCTACACATTAAATGCAAGAGGTGTTTTGCCAACTGTAAGCAGTCCTAATTGGGCTTCAATGTTGATGGGAGTTGGACCCGAACAACATGGCATAACATCAAATGATTGGAAAAAAGATGATTTTAATATTCCATCAATTATTTATGGTATTGATGGGATGTTCCCAACAATATTTAATGTTTTAAAAAAGCAAAATGAGAATTATGAAGTAGGTGCAATTTATCATTGGGATGATTTTGGAAGATTATTTGAAAAACAATTTGTTGATTTTGACAAACACGGTAATACAGAAGTTGAAACAAAAAACTTAGCTGTTGAATATATAAAAAATAAAAAACCAAACTTCTTATTTGTTCATTTTGATCATGTAGATGGTGCAGGACATGAATTTGGACATGGTACTGAAAATTATTATAAAGCAGTTGAAAAAGCTGATTATCTTATCGGCGAAATTATAAATGCAGTTACGGAAGCCGGAATTTTTGAAAATACAACTTTTCTTGTAACAGCAGACCATGGTGGAGTTGGATTTGGACATGGGGGAGAAACTTTAGAAGAACTTGAAATTCCTTTTATTCTTTATGGTAATGGAGTAAAAAAAAATAATGAAATACTACATCCTGTTTATACTTATGATAATGCTGCAACTGCAGCTTTTGTTTTAGGAGCAAAACCACTTAATGGTTGGATTGGAAAAGCAGTAAAGAGTGCATTTATTGGATTTGAAAATGAGAGTTTTATTGTTGGTCATAAATTATTAACAAATCCAGTTATTCATCCAAAGAAATATTTATATGAACCTGCCGGTGGACTTTTTATTGATAGCATTCCTGAGATGACAATAACTACAGAATACGAAAATGCTGAAATAAGATATACATTAGATGGAACTGAACCTACAAGAAATTCTTTAAAATATACTAATCCAGTTAGAATAAATGAATCATGTGTTGTGCTTGCAAAGGTTTTTGTTAATGATAAACAAAGTGGAATTTCTAGTGCAAATTTTAGAATTACGAAAAGCGATTCTAAAAATGGAATTAATTATAAATATTTTATTTTCGATAAACTTTCTTACATCCCATCATTAAATAATAAACAAGCAATTGATTCCGGTATAACTAATCAAATAAGATTAATTCAATCAAAGTTAACAAAAGAAAATTTTGCTGTTTCATTTTACGGCTATATAAATATTTTGGAAAATGGTACATATAAATTTTATACAAACTCTGATGATGGTAGCAAACTTTATATTGATAATAAAGAAATTGTTGATAATGATGGTGATCATGGAACAAAAGAAAGAAGCGGTACAATTAATTTAGAAAAAGGAATGCACGAAATTAATGTAATTTATTTTCAAGGTGGAGGAGGTTCTTGGATAGATGTATTGTATAAAGGTCCTGGAATTCCCAAACAAATTATTCCACCGGATGTTTTATTCCCTAAAAAATAATATTTATAATTTTAGGTAAAATTTAATACGCAATTATTTTTATCAACCAAAACAATATTTGGTTTATATGATTTTATTAACTCATTTTCAATAGAAACGAAACTTGCAATAATTATCAAATCACCAATTTGTACTAATCTTGCTGCAGCGCCGTTTAATGATATTTCACCATCATCACCCTCAATAACATAAGTAGAAAATCTTTCACCATTATTAATATTATATACATCCACTTTTTCAAATTCAATAAGATCGGCAGCTATCATTAGTTTTTTATCAATACTAATTGAGCCTTCATAATTTAAATAGGAACCGGTAACAACCGCTCTGTGAATTTTTGATTTTAATAAAGTTCGCAACATTACTCAGCCTTATGATTCATTTGAAAAGCTTCATGTAAACCAATTAGAACTAAATCTGGAATTGTTACATCAAATAAATTTTCATTTTCGAATAAACTTGAAAATCCTCCGGTTGCTATTAAAATTGCTTCGTCATTAAAAAAAACTTCACGCATAATTTGTTTTTTAATTGATTCAACAATTGATTTTTGTCCGAAATATAAACCGGAACGTATGCTCTCTTCGGTTGAGCGACCGACAACATTTTGTGGTTTAAATATTTCAACATTTGGAAGTTGAGCAGTATTTTTATTTAGAGATTCCATTGATAATCTAATTCCGGGGATAATTAATCCGCCTAAATATTCTTTAGCTTTTGTGATCACATCAAAAGTTGTTGCAGTTCCAAAATCAACAACAATTGAATTTTTACTGGGAAATAACTTTTGTGCGGCAATTGCGTTTGCAATTCTATCCGTACCGACTTCAAGCGGATTTCTATATTTTATTTTCAAACCAGTTTTAACTCCAGCTTTTAGAATAAACGGATTTATTTGAAAATATTTAATGCAACCGCTGATTATACTGTGTAAAATATCCGGTACAACACTGCAAATAGAAATATTTTTTATTTCATTCCAATTAATTTTATTTTCTGTAAGAACCGATTTTAAAAATAATCCAATTTCATCTGAAGAAAATTGTCCTCTGGAAGTTTTTCTAAACTGTAATTTAATTTCAGATCTTTCAAAAACACCTCCATGAATTTGTGTGTTCCCAATATCTAAGCAGAGTATCATTTATGTTCCTTTAAATGTTCAAAATATGCATAATTGATTTAGCAATATTTGCCGAATCTCCTTCGGATTTTATGAAACCATTTATGTTATAAAAATTAAATTCTTTCTGAATATTATTTTCTCTCATTGAAAAATCATTCTGAATAACTAAATCAGATTTTGATTTTTTTAGGAGATCATTAATTTTTTTAATAATATCATTTTGATTTTTTGAATTGGTAAACTTAAACGAAACCAATTTCATTGATTGATTATTGGAATACTTTTTTAGTTTGTTTACAATTTTAAAATTTGGAGAAAGTTTAAGTTCGATATTATATTCACTAGAATCCAATTTGTGTTTTAAAGGCAATTTAAATTTCTTATTACCGTAAATAATTTCACTCGCTTTGTAATCACTAACAGCAGCATTATGAATTAAAAGATCATAATTATTTTCACTCAGCAAATTTTGTAATAATATATTTAATGAAGTAAAGTCTGTAAAAATTTTACTTTGAAATTTGCCGATTGGTATTGCTGAATCCAAACTATGGAGAAATGTCATATCATAATTATTATCAATAAAATATTGAGCAATTTGTGATGCTGTTTTTCCAGTGCTGAGATTTGTTAAAAATCTAATTCCATCTATATTCTCTCTTGTGCCGCCTGATGTAATTAATATCTTTTTATTAAAATTATTTTTAAGAAATAATAACTTTGATTCAATCAAATTAAAAATTTGCTCGGGCTCAATCATTTTTCCTTTCCCCAAATCGCCGCAAGCTAAATATCCATCATTTGTTTCAGCAATATGGATTCCCCAACTTTTTAACAATGTTAATGACTTTTGAGTTGAAGGATGTTCAAGCATATTTGTATTCATTGCCGGAATAATTATATATGGTTTAGAAAAATCATGCGCTAAAAAAAGGGAAGTCAATAAGTTATCCGCAATTCCACAAGCAAATTTATTAATTGTATTTGCAGTTGCCGGAACAAGTATTGTTAAATCAGCCCATTTTACTAAATTAATATGAGCCATCATTTTCCCATCTTCAAAAGTATCATCATAAACTTCATTGCCAGATAAGCCTTCAAGAGTTGCTTTCCCAATAAAATTA
The nucleotide sequence above comes from Ignavibacteriota bacterium. Encoded proteins:
- the coaBC gene encoding bifunctional phosphopantothenoylcysteine decarboxylase/phosphopantothenate--cysteine ligase CoaBC codes for the protein MLKNKILVKISGSIAAYKTSILISKLVQNNYEVKIVISKDALNFIGKATLEGLSGNEVYDDTFEDGKMMAHINLVKWADLTILVPATANTINKFACGIADNLLTSLFLAHDFSKPYIIIPAMNTNMLEHPSTQKSLTLLKSWGIHIAETNDGYLACGDLGKGKMIEPEQIFNLIESKLLFLKNNFNKKILITSGGTRENIDGIRFLTNLSTGKTASQIAQYFIDNNYDMTFLHSLDSAIPIGKFQSKIFTDFTSLNILLQNLLSENNYDLLIHNAAVSDYKASEIIYGNKKFKLPLKHKLDSSEYNIELKLSPNFKIVNKLKKYSNNQSMKLVSFKFTNSKNQNDIIKKINDLLKKSKSDLVIQNDFSMRENNIQKEFNFYNINGFIKSEGDSANIAKSIMHILNI
- a CDS encoding aspartate 1-decarboxylase; this encodes MLRTLLKSKIHRAVVTGSYLNYEGSISIDKKLMIAADLIEFEKVDVYNINNGERFSTYVIEGDDGEISLNGAAARLVQIGDLIIIASFVSIENELIKSYKPNIVLVDKNNCVLNFT
- a CDS encoding alkaline phosphatase family protein encodes the protein MRKLFIIILILFYLRSYAQELKQISEHFIVIGCDGMSPDGILNANTPIMKEMMKNGSYTLNARGVLPTVSSPNWASMLMGVGPEQHGITSNDWKKDDFNIPSIIYGIDGMFPTIFNVLKKQNENYEVGAIYHWDDFGRLFEKQFVDFDKHGNTEVETKNLAVEYIKNKKPNFLFVHFDHVDGAGHEFGHGTENYYKAVEKADYLIGEIINAVTEAGIFENTTFLVTADHGGVGFGHGGETLEELEIPFILYGNGVKKNNEILHPVYTYDNAATAAFVLGAKPLNGWIGKAVKSAFIGFENESFIVGHKLLTNPVIHPKKYLYEPAGGLFIDSIPEMTITTEYENAEIRYTLDGTEPTRNSLKYTNPVRINESCVVLAKVFVNDKQSGISSANFRITKSDSKNGINYKYFIFDKLSYIPSLNNKQAIDSGITNQIRLIQSKLTKENFAVSFYGYINILENGTYKFYTNSDDGSKLYIDNKEIVDNDGDHGTKERSGTINLEKGMHEINVIYFQGGGGSWIDVLYKGPGIPKQIIPPDVLFPKK
- a CDS encoding type III pantothenate kinase, whose translation is MILCLDIGNTQIHGGVFERSEIKLQFRKTSRGQFSSDEIGLFLKSVLTENKINWNEIKNISICSVVPDILHSIISGCIKYFQINPFILKAGVKTGLKIKYRNPLEVGTDRIANAIAAQKLFPSKNSIVVDFGTATTFDVITKAKEYLGGLIIPGIRLSMESLNKNTAQLPNVEIFKPQNVVGRSTEESIRSGLYFGQKSIVESIKKQIMREVFFNDEAILIATGGFSSLFENENLFDVTIPDLVLIGLHEAFQMNHKAE